Genomic DNA from Triticum dicoccoides isolate Atlit2015 ecotype Zavitan chromosome 4B, WEW_v2.0, whole genome shotgun sequence:
aggcaAGGTatcttagtaccaatcttcaagaacaaggggggtgTTCAAAGTTGTACTAACAACTGTAGAATTAAGCTGGTGAGCAATACACTGAAGCTATGGGAGAGTCATTGAGCGTCGCTTAAGAGGAATGACAAGCGTGACAAAATTTCAGTttatttcatgcctgggaggtcgaccatggaagtcaTTTTCTTGATACAGCAACTTAGGAGAGATACAGAGAGGGAAAGAAGGACCTGCATCTGATGTTCATTAACTTGGAGAAGGCCTacaataagataccgcggaatgtcatgtgctgggccttggagaaacacaaagcccaacaagtacattaccctcatcaaggacatgtacgataatgttatgACAAGTGTCCGTACAAGTGATGGCGCCACTGATAACTTTCCTATTAAAATAGAACTGCACCAAAGGGTGAGCTTTGAGCCCTTATTCttttgccttggtgatggatgagTTCACAAGGGATATTAGAGCCACCGATACTATCATAGTAAGGGGCTGCCAAACCATTTTTTACATGTCGTTGATGTTTATCTAAGCATGCCAAGATTGATGCATGTCCGTGCATTGAGTGTGATCGGTTGTCCTGGTGTACAGATATGAGGATGCCGCAGTCCATCCGCGGAAGCGGCACAACAAAGCGCGTGAAATGCTTCTAGTTCCTTGCTATATCTTGTGATCCCCACACCTACAAAGGATGGGACATCACACAAAGACATATTGGCAGCGATATTTCCTAAGAAGGCAAATACAGACAACATTTTGTTGTGTTCAAGAAAAAAGATACTTCCTAAGAATCACATTAGGGCATAGCCAATGCATAGCCTCAGggtgatgcctcgcatgccatgtaggatGAGATATCAGGAAAAGTAGGTTCGGATGGGGAAGCGGGATCCTCTGCAGGAGGCGGGTGCTTGGAGAAAATCTGTGGTCCGGTGTAAAAAGCTAAAAAAGTTGAGGTGGAAAGTAGAGATGCAAGTGTACTAGAGTCTTTATTTTCTATTCCTTGATGAGGCCCATCAGTGGTAGTTTAcattggggagaaaaaatcaatgTAGGTGCCTCAAACCACTTTTTCTCATGGGGCATCTATATCCATATGCCACCATAGTTCATGCCCTTAATGAAGTAAATGTTTAATCGAATTATGAAATACAGTCTGAAGCTGTCACAATTTTTATTGTCCATGTATATAATGGGATTTACACACCTCATAGCCAATCCAAACAACTGAACCTATGACAGAGACCGCCAGTGCATTTGTGAACTTTCTGTATATATCCAATTTCACAGAACTCCTCCTTGCCTGATGAATAAGAAACGAAAGCTTCAGTAGCAACACAATATACGCTTTCTAAATCAGGATCCAACATGCTTGGTAATAAACTTTCAACAATTAATTAACTATCCTTCTTGCCCTCTTTCTAGACAGACTTATTCCAGAATTGACTCCTCGTGGTGAATCCACGTTAAGCCAAATCACCCCTTAAATAATCCATGAAAAAAATAGGAACTCGGATGGTTTAAGAAATAAACTATTACACATGTGCGGCCCATAACTGGGGGTTTCTAGCATACTAATCACTAACTAGACCTAAGTTAGATATGTCTCCTCATGGAATTGCTAGTGCAGTACTTTCCTTTTACCAGGATGCTAGAGCAATACTTGAGTAACCAGTAGTTTTCACAAACCAAACAGCAGAATAACATAATATGACTTTACCATTAGAACATAAAAATAAATGCTTTAAACATTACAACAAATGTTCCTCACCTGTAGTTTCTCGAGAGTGCGGGAAAGGGAAGTGAAAATCCAAAGTATGAGAAAAGCATCCAAAAATGCATCAGGAAGGACAAGGAAAAGCTTTGCTTTGCCTGAAATGTCATTAATTGTTCCAACATTTTCTGAAATATCCAGCAATTCAGAAGCCAGGAAATATGTAAGCCCAAGGAGTAAAACCTTAGAGGTGAGCCCTCCTAGAGTTGGGCGAACAACACCGTATCCCATGGATATAGAAAGGATCAGTAGACGGGAAATTGTTTTTCTGATAGCGCCAACAGTTACAACCCAAGTTGTAATTCCGACAGGTCGTACACCACTGCTGTTGAAGTTTAAGTACTCAAAGTACCATAGTGTCATCTCAAACAGTCCAAGAGCAATTACTAGTGTGATCCAATTCTGTATAGGCAGTATATCCCTCCAAAACCTTATGTAATTGCTAAACCAGACAACCATGACTAACAGATATGCCAGCGACATGAAAACATAAAATCTCATCAGAGGTGCCATTCGTCCCGGTAGGTACCCCCCAGGATTTCTCCAGATTGTCTTCCCACTCATAGCAAGGCCTCTTAGTTTTGGATCACAAGAAATGAAGAACAAGTTGTACATGCCTGTCTTTGTAATGTGAACTTCCTCGTCATCCAACTTCACTGAAAGGTGATTAGCACTGAAGTGTGTATCTACCACGACAGGCCAACCTGGATCATCAGAAGATGGCCTCCTGATTACTTCACCTTGTTTGCAGCCCTCTAGTTTAGCAAGGTCAGGGGTGCAACAAATGGACCTCTGTCCACCATAGGCAGAACCCCCAATGTTATCCCTGTCAGCTGCTTCAAATAAAATAGCTTGCACCAAGCCTGTACTATGTGCCATTTTTGTATGTGATTCTGCCGATTCTGAGTTCCTCCAGAAAGTAACATTCACAAACCTGTAACAACATCCAGAAAGTAACATTCACAATCCTGTAACAATATCCAGCCATCTAGTTAACAACAAATTCCAAACTCCGCTTATCGAAAGAGCATACTACACTTGATTAGTAAGCTCACATCTACAAGTTTCAAAGCAGTTTACAAGCATATTGGTAATCCAGAGAAGAAAAGAGTTAAAACACTGAAACAGAAAGAAAACTGTCAGTAAAAGTGCATACTTCATCATGTTCATCTCACCAACATCATCTCAAATACGGCACAGGCCAACACACGCATCAATAACTCTCGAATTTGTGTATAATGAACTGAAAATTACAATCGGCGAGAAGAATGTGGGTCGCAGGCATGCAGCTTGGAACTACTAGCAATCCAAAATTTCCTTGAGGCGCATGGGAGCAAGCTAAAATGCTTAATCCACGAGAAACCACGTCAAACTCGAATTAAATGTTAGTGAGCAAGAAAAGCAATGATAGAGCCGCTATTCACAGCCCGTCCAAACGCAACGCATCACACAGAAAAGCACACACCTAGGCATCGCAGCAGTTTCCGGAAGAAGAAACAACAGCCATTGGGGTCCANNNNNNNNNNNNNNNNNNNNNNNNNNNNNNNNNNNNNNNNNNNNNNNNNNNNNNNNNNNNNNNNNNNNNNNNNNNNNNNNNNNNNNNNNNNNNNNNNNNNNNNNNNNNNNNNNNNNNNNNNNNNNNNNNNNNNNNNNNNNNNNNNNNNNNNNNNNNNNNNNNNNNNNNNNNNNNNNNNNNNNNNNNNNNNNNNNNNNNNNNNNNNNNNNNNNNNNNNNNNNNNNNNNNNNNNNNNNNNNNNNNNNNNNNNNNNNNNNNNNNNNNNNNNNNNNNNNNNNNNNNNNNNNNNNNNNNNNNNNNNNNNNNNNNNNNNNNNNNNNNNNNNNNNNNNNNNNNNNNNNNNNNNNNNNNNNNNNNNNNNNNNNNNNNNNNNNNNNAGGAGGAAAGCGTTGCCCACCTCGCGGAACGACTCGCGGCCGTAGGTGTGGATCGACGCCTCCGCACGGGCCCACCACCCGCCGCCGGCGGCAAGCACGAGGGCCGCCAAGAGCGCGCCGAGGCGGAGGGGGTGGGGATTCATGGGAGGCGCCAGAGATctcgagagagggcgagcggcgtgtGGGTGTTTGGCGGTGGTGGTAGATCGGTCACTCCGTTGTAGCTGCACTGCTACTTCTCCCCGCAAACAGGCGGCGTGGGGAGAATCCAAAGCTATAAGGTATGCATCAAAGGTGCTATTATTAAGGACAGTATAATCGCATCTGATCCCTGCGCTCACAGCGATTTGGGCTTTCGGTCGGCCGTTTTATTGATCTGGGAGTTCCTGACCGTTAGATTTCGTATCTACTCCACAATCTATTTAAACTAGCCCAGTTGTCCTGTGGGCTGCTGCTCCACAGGCCAAAACGGATGCCTCTGGTGCATTGGGCCGTTCGTGAGACGCCGGCCCACTCCAGTGCTAAAAGGAGGTTGAGTGCTGAGCTGGGCTTGCGAGGCGTAGGAGCGACCGCCTGAAATCCATCCTGTCTCGATTCGGTTGCGTCAAGAAGGAAAAATCCAATCCCTATCGAGGCGCAGCGGAGCGATCGCATCGAATCCATCCAGTCCTCTGCCAGGGGATCAACTATCACGCGATCTTCCAGGATCCAGCTGAGGCGCATGAGTTGATCTAGCCGAGAGAGGACGCACGATCATGATGTGGGTGAATCGGGCGCTGGTCGATCCAGACGAGGCGGTCGATCTACCTGCGAGGTAGAATGAGGGAGCGATAATGGCTGACAACTCATCTACTGGTAAGTGCTCAGACTTCAAACACGCAATCACACTTGATGAAGGAGGAGTCGGGGGCGGCGAGATCGGCCCCGTCGGCGACAATGCCCTCGCTGCCGCCGGAGAGGAGGAAAGCGTTGCCCACCTCGCGAAACGACTCGCGGCCGTAGGTGTGGATCGACGCCTCCGCACGGGCCCACCACCCGCCGCCGGCGGCAAGCACGAGGGCCGCCAAGAGCGCGCCGAGGCGGAGGGGGTGGGGATTCATGGGAGGCGCCAGAGATctcgagagagggcgagcggcgtgtGGGTGTTTGGCGGTGGTGGTAGATCGGTCACTCCGTTGTAGCTGCACTGCTACTTCTCCCCGCAAGCAGGCGGCGTGGGGAGAATCCAAAACTATAAGGTATGCATCAAAGGTGCTATTATTAAGGACAGTATAATCACATCTAATCCCTGCGCTCACAGCGATTTGGGCTTTCGGTCGGCCGTTTTATTGATCTGGGAGTTCCTGACCGTTAGATTTCGTATCTACTCCACAATCTATTTAAACTAGCCCAGTTGTCCTGTGGGCTGCTGCTCCACAGGCCAAAACGGATGCCTCTGGTGCATTGGGCTGTTCGTGAGACGCCAGCCCACTCCAGTGCTAAAAGGAGGTTGAGTGCTGAGCTGGGCTTGCGAGGCGTAGGAGCGACCGCCTGAAATCCATCCTGTCTCGATTCGGTTGCGTCAAAAAGGAAAAATCCAATCCCTATCGAGGCGCAGCGGAGCGATCGCATCGAATCCATCCAGTCCTCTGCCAGGGGATCAACTATCACGCGATCTTCCAGGATCCAGCTGAGGCGCATGAGTTGATCTAGCCGAGAGAGGACGCACGATCATGATGTGGGTGAATCGGGCGCTGGTCGATCCAGACGAGGCGGTCGATCTACCTGCGAGGTAGAATGAGGGAGCGATAATGGCTGACAACTCATCTACTGGTAACTGCTCAGACTTCAAACACGCAATCACACTTCCGCATCTAAGCACATATTCATGGCGGCGCTGACGGCTCATCTGCTGGAAACTTCAGTTTCTAAGTGGTACATGTATATATGCTTCCTCCCTGCCACTTTTTGATCTGATCCAAATCGATATGTTGGGAGAGGGGATAAAAGCCAGCAAGTCTGGCCTATGCGGACGAGGCCATATGGGGCGCCGATGGTGTGCGAAGTGAGGCGATGCCGAAGACAGAGAGATGGGAACCACGCATGCGGTTGTGTGCAGGCCATTGAAGGCTATCAGCCTGCGTGAAGGCAGTTCCTATTCTTGTTAGTTAAAGTATGCCACTTACCGTCTGCGATTAATCCAGGTACTTTACTAACAATCTAGACACACTTGAATTCATGCCCTTGTGCACAATTTGCCTCACCCACCCAGTGATTCTGATGTGCTAATGTGTTTTCAATCTTAATTTTGTACAAGCAGTGCTCATCCTGGTTCTGGTTAAGTGATTTGGGCAAATCTTGGAAGTTGATTCTCAAATATTGGCAATCTGCAATGACTGCATCCAGCTAATTAGTTCATGTAGACAGGCAGATCAGGACGGTATGAATTTTATTTATGTGTTATATTCATGACATGGTACTGTTTGCTGCTGTATGTAGCAGATTTCTATAATCATATAATAGAATAAGGGGTAAAACATAGTCTAGCTGTTGTGCATCGGTCAGGAAACTTCTTGATAGCTTCTTGATGATCACTAGAAGTTAGGCTATTTCAAGTGCGAAAAAAACAATCGAAAGGCTATTGCATCTTGCATAGTTTCATACAAGATGAAATCATCACTACTGATGTTTTATTTATAAGAAGACATCTTCATTGATGCTCCCAAAATTTTTGGCTTAGCAACAAAATTTCCAATTGGCCAAAACAAACCATCCATACTGTTATTTGATTTCCAATGTGTATGTTCCCTTTATCATGAAATGAGCCACATGATCTTTCTTATTAATAGTATTGGCATGGAAAAATTCATACTTCTAATGGTCGTACATTATTTCATTGCTTTCCGCATGTGAGAGCTGAAGTCAAGGAGCCTCTCATGAGTGCCTCAGTTGTCACTTTGTTTGCTAATTATGACAATTACCAGTGTTGTGTGCCACTGACAATTACTGTTTGTACATGCCTGACGGCAAACTAGATGTTTCCTGTGGGGTTCTGCATCAATTCTGACTTTCAGGTAAAGAAGTAGAAATAATCAGATGTCAAGTGGTCCAACACGGATGATGCCTAGATGAAGGTGGCCCTGGTGGAACAAAATACAGATAGGGAATAGCAAGCACAAGGACAAGGGAAGAATGCCAAGCCCGCTGAGCCACCCAAGGAGTAGGTCCATGTTCGGGAGATAAGAGGGAAGTCTATGGAAACTCAGAACTACAACATTCCAAAGAGGAAGCAATATTATGTTCTTGGACGATCCTTCACTTTTATAGTATGATTTGTTCAGATTTCTTGATAGAACAGATTATAAAGAGGGTAGTACATATTGCCTTTGCACAGCCCAGATATGTCATTAGTGGAAAAATTGTATCCTTTTAACACTAGAGGAGACTAGAGACAAGTGTCAAAAAGGGATACTAGATAGCTATTTTCCAACAAATCCACCAAAAATGGTGGAATGTGAAATAAAGCATCACAGATACTATATACGGTGTATGCCACTATTAAAACAATATTCTCACCACATATTTTTGTCAATCTCTAACACTAGAGTGCAAAAATggatgggcgcagcaacgcgcgccatacATGATCTAGTCTGGGGAGTAAAATGCATGAACCATCCTTAAAGTTGGTGGCAAGGTCGAAAACGGCCCTTAAACTCTGAAACTGCTCCAATACAGTCCTTAAACATGCGAATACAAAGTCAATACGATCCTTGAACTCGTGGAACCGGTCCCAGGATACGTATGTCCGTACGTTTTGAGTGCGGCGACTCTACCACGTCAGCGTGTGCAGTTGATCGCGGGCAACCGATGTGAGGCAGTGGTGTTTTTGCGTTCGGCCCCCCAAGATCCTGATCCTGTGACTCATCCGCTCCCACCTGATCATCTCGTGAAACAGAAGCTATTGACCCAGGGACCGTGGCGGCCGTCTGATGATCGCAGACAGGTCCAACACGTGAGCGCTCCAGGGACGGCAGAGGAAAGAAGGGGCTCGCAGTCGCAGCCGCCGATGGGTGCCCCGATACGGTGGCTTGATGAGGTGGCGGCGCCGACGTACTGTTGTTGTAATGGAAGCGACAATGATGAAGAAACAAAGAGCATCGTCTATCTGTTCATCTTCAGAACTTATCATGTCGCTGTACTGCCAAGAGTTCAGTTGGGATCTATGTGTGTTTAGTTCACTTCATATATGTTTGTGAAAAAGTGCTTCTATATTCGACGTGGAGTAAGTGAGCGCGCGCTCAAATGAGCTCGTTATCTACGTCGTCGGTTAGCGCTCGTGGATCCGCGCCAGAGTTCTATACGCGCGCAGGCAGTCCGTCAGAAAATTGAGTACTGTAGTGAAATACGATCGCGGCAGCGCTGGTTGGTGTGGACGGCCGTCGGCCTCTGACGTGGTGAGCCGTGGACCAGAATCCGTGTTCCCGTCTGATCCGTGGATCAGAATCTGTGCACAAAACGAATTAAAGGCAAGACCGGGTTATTTGGAAGCTGAAGGCTTCGGGTCAAAGGCAACTAGCGATGCCGGCGAGCGGCCATGAAGTTCCTGATGCAGCCAATCAGTAGGTACATGGATCTTTGCTTTTTTCGGCGGTGCTGCTTCCATATTTTAGCCCTCTCGTTTGCTGATCTAGAGGATGGATTTGTTGCAAGATTCAGATCCAGTCTGCTTGAGGAGGTGGGGAAGAGCTTGGTGCCGGCTCATGTGGTTGTCAATGACTCTGCCGTGGTGGATCTGCAAGTGGCACCGCAGGGAGGCGGCACAACATGTCAACATCAGATGGTGGACAGCGGCTAAGCACAAACCTTCTTGGCGCAGGAGGGGGCGGCGAACAGAAGGGAGAGCTCACCAGCAATGTCGGAGCTGTCGACGGGGAAGAGGAATCCCCAAGCACCGGGGTGGAACAAAGGTTGGTGAAATAGCAACTTTGCATTCCATAAGATATTATGTGACTTAGGAAATGAAAGTAGAAATGACTGAATATATCATCCATTTTGAGCAAGTGCTGGTTGCTGTCTGCATTAATAAATTTCTGCTGTATGTGCGTGTGTTTCCACGCTGATTTGTTCTCTGCATTCACAAAATTCAGGCGTCAGTTGTCTCTGAAAGTACAAATGCATGCTGATTACTCTCTGAGTGAAAAGATTTCTGATATATGTACTGGTGATTGCAGAGTGTTTCTCCCTGCATTTAGATAATTCATACTATATGAGAGCCTGTGTTTTCAGGCTGGTTGCTCTCTGCAGTAAGGAAATTACTAAATTATGTACTGTTGTTTGCAGTATGTTTGGTGTCCGCATTTTGAAAACTCATAGTATATGTGCCTGTGTTGGTAGGCTGGTTGCTCCATGCGATTAGAAAAAAAAATCATGCTATATGTGCCTCTGTTTTGTATGTTGATTGCTTTCTGCAATTAGAAATTTCATTGTTTGTGTTGCCTGTGTTTGCAGGCTAAGGATTAATGCTGCCGCCCCAGCAGAACACCGTGCCCACCTTGTGTGAGTGTGTTTGAGAAGGCATTCAGGTGTTTTGCGAAGAACCCATCTGAAAATGTGATCACACCTGTTCTTAGCACTACTTTCGACTCTTTTGTCGGTACGCCTTCTACAACTTGTATTCGTGAGAGAAGGGTTTTGGCATCCGGTATGGCAAGAGATGGCTAAATGTCGAGAGGACAGAGTGCATGCAGGAGATAGTTGGTGGGTGCTCGGTTAGTTATTAATTTTGCTATTGCTGCTTTGTGGTCGGTAATTCAGTTATGTTCGGGTGTACTTCCAGTGTTTGTAATTGATTAAAGTATGTGAACATTTCTTCAGGGTAAAGCTGGGGTCGAGAAAACAAGGACGAGCAGAGGACAACGGGTGGTACACTGGAGAGCATAGAGACAATCAGAAATCTCAACAGGGGAAATGAACCCTCAAGCGCGAGGATTGTCTAAGGGTTCGTTCTGATTTCGCAGGGAACAATTCTCGCGTTGGTGTGTGCGGTCTTGCTTGTTTATTTATTAATTTGGAATACTTAGTAAACAATGTTTATCATACGGATGCAAGAACGACTAGGACAAATTGtgtagtcaatccatttggcatgaCAAAGGTGCTGCTGAGATATGTATGCGTTATTGGTTGGTAGAAATTCAAAAATAGTAATGTTGGTACTTCTTTTTGCGCCATGTTAGTAAAGCGTGACCGATGTACAAGCATTCAGAAGTTTGACAATAACATATATGATAGTGTGCACTTACCTGCCGTCTGTGGAATAATGTTGCATGATATGAATCATTTTAGTATAGTTCTTACTGCTTTTGCGACATTTTAGGAAAATCTAATCGAATGTGCAAGTAGTTCAGAATTTTGATAATAACGTGGATGATAGTCTGAACTCTTTTTGGAAGAGTTACATTTTCAGGCTTATGATAGAAGCTGGCGGCACCCAGTAAGGCCCCTTGCCCGTCTTGCTAGAGTGCTTTCAAGAAAGCAGTGAGGGCTTTTGCTGAGAACCACTCAGGCAATGTCATTGTCCTGAAACCGGGTATAAGTTTTGACTCGCTTGGAGAGGCGTACGACTTCTGCAACATGTACTCTTGGGAGAAAGGATTTGGAACAATCGGTGACTCCATTCTTCTTAACCAAGTTCAGTCATTGATTTGTCTTCAGTCTAAGGTAAGTGATACCACATATTGCGAGTCCTCTTTTTAATCCTCAATTTCTCATGCTGAATGTTGCTATTAATGCTTACTTGTACATTAATTAAGCTATTGGAATCCTTCGTCATGTTCCTGTTTGGTTAGTAATTAATTGGGAGCTAATCAGTTTGGGGTTTCAGGCACCACGGTATGCACATGACGCGGCAGAGCCCAAGAACATATCATTTGGCAAAGGCCACTGGAACAATACATACTACGTCTTAGCAACTACTAACATGAAGTTGCGCTCAGGCTCTGTCGTAGGCTAAAGAGGTACTATTTATTGTATCACTATGTAATTTTTTTACAGTCTATAAGATTATTTATATGGCAAGTACTGGTCTCATCGCCAGCAACCTGTAGTTTCACCGTCCATAGTTCTGATCATACTACTGTGCCTACAGTCACGCCCATTCAACTTATTTAGAGGAACTAAAACAAGCATTTCACTGTCCTGGACAATCAGTTAAGGAATTTGAAAGGTTCAGTGAAGTTTAATATTTGGGGGAAAGGGAGAAACGCCTGAATTAGATTTTATACTCTGTCGTTGAAATCCGGCGTTTGAGCATCCTTTGCATGATAAGCACAAAGACCACCATCAGACGCCGCCGTTCTCTAGTTGTTAACGTGGTCATCAAACACGTTCCTGTCGTGCCCTTTCCAGATGCTCTGGAGGAGACAAGTGATGATAGTGGACAGTAGTTTCTACGGGGATAACCCCCATTTAAACTAAAGATGCAATTTCAGTCCAGCCTTCCTTTTTTCCTTCACATCTTTCTGTTTATAAGAATTGTTTACTTAATATTGTCAGTTAAGATACTATCTTTTTTTTGCCTTGATGAATTATGGTACACCTTCAGTCTTCTTTTCATCTGCTTGTTTACTGTTTCCGTCTACCCTCTGTATGTACTGCTCAGACAGTTGGATATCTTGCATTAATTTTTACATGACAAATTTGAAGCCAAATTTAGAAGATGTAGATATATACTAGTGCAGGTAAATGTTAACTTCATACATTATCAGGTGTTTAATAGCTGCAACATTCTTGAAACAGTTGAGGATGGGCCTGTTATACTGCAACAAAGAAGCCAATTGTACAAAATCTTGCATACTCGGTCTGCAACTTGCATCAGTTTTGGTCTAGCCTTGGTTCTTCTCATCATGGTGCCTTCCTCGAGGGTTTTGAATTGCTTGGTTCAACAAAAAAAGCAAGGAACACATTCTCCTCTGTGCCTCTTTAGACAAAAAGTTTCTACGCAAATTGATGATATGCATGTAAGCATGGCATTACCTAAGTCATTAATCCATTGTCAGTTGCAAATATTGTTCCTGCGATCGCAGACGATATTTAATACTTATTGTGTTTTTTCTTTGTTTGCTGATCAATATCATATTCAGTTGTTTCAGTATGATTTCATTAAAACTAAAAACTGAAGTACTCAACCTACGATGCTCACCTGTTGGTTCCATTGTACAAAGCTGCGGAAAGATTTATTGTGGAAGTGCTAGGCTGAAGATGGTTTGCTATATTGGTGCTCGTGGCATTGGTGTGAACCGAGCATCCTTGTTCGGAGAGTTAATTACAGATATACGGCAGTTTGTGGTTTGCAGATACTTACCATGTTGTACCCTCTCAGGAATTAGTCAAGATTTCTATGCTTTTAGACCGAAATTCACCTTGTATATTGTAGTGTGTGAGGGTTAGGTGGAAGGATTGATTGCGAGCTGGAGGAAGTACTGGCCAAAGTAAGATGGTTACACCGAGCACATGACACATCATCATACTTTCATAAAAGGAACGTCGGCTATAATACTTGATAAATCTAAAAACCTGATTAACATCTAACCACGACGCAAACAACTTGACGTACTGACAAGTAACCGTCCAGTGGGGTAAACATGATTACATAGTACACTGATCTAATTGCTCTGATGCACGAACAGTAACAGGAGCACAACAAGGACGATCAGTGTTGGCAGTGGATTGGTGCCCGCAAGCAGCAACGCAATCCGCTGGGTGTCCAAGCAACATGCTATAGATGCACAAGGAGGAGCATGGAGCTGAGTATGGAGAGGTGGATTTGtgagctgttgttgctgctgctgctgcccgtgGTTGCCTTCCACAAAGGATTGTTGCCGGTGACCTCTGTGCATCAGAGATGACGGTGGCTAAGCATTGCGTGTTGTTGGCCCTCTGCTGCTCCACTCAACACGGTGGCCTATGTCTCGATGGATCTGATGGATCCACAAAGGCCAGCCTGCGGGACAATATTGGTGAACGAGGTGAGACAGAGTATGATCCGAGAATCAATGAAAACAACGAGGGGAGTGGTGGGAACTTACATGACGCACTTGTAGAACCGCGAGCCCGGACGAGATTCATGGCTGCAGATCCAGGTGATGACCCTCAACCCTGCCGCCACAATCGGGGAGGGAATCATAGGCAGGATATCGCCGACGGCAGAGAACGCTGAGGCGCATGCAAGTCATGCCGTCAAGCTTGGGTTTGGACCAGAGAAAAGGGGTATATGTGCGGGGGCGCCAATTTTTTTGGGACATGAAGAAGAAATTTGTAGAGGAAACATGGTCGGTGGTTGTTGGACGGCAGTAATTGTGCGTCAGGAAAGGAAACGCACGGCGTTAGACCAGCCTAGAACCGAGCCGTGGCCCATAT
This window encodes:
- the LOC119296142 gene encoding transmembrane protein 87B-like, whose amino-acid sequence is MNPHPLRLGALLAALVLAAGGGWWARAEASIHTYGRESFREVGNAFLLSGGSEGIVADGADLAAPDSSFIKFVNVTFWRNSESAESHTKMAHSTGLVQAILFEAADRDNIGGSAYGGQRSICCTPDLAKLEGCKQGEVIRRPSSDDPGWPVVVDTHFSANHLSVKLDDEEVHITKTGMYNLFFISCDPKLRGLAMSGKTIWRNPGGYLPGRMAPLMRFYVFMSLAYLLVMVVWFSNYIRFWRDILPIQNWITLVIALGLFEMTLWYFEYLNFNSSGVRPVGITTWVVTVGAIRKTISRLLILSISMGYGVVRPTLGGLTSKVLLLGLTYFLASELLDISENVGTINDISGKAKLFLVLPDAFLDAFLILWIFTSLSRTLEKLQARRSSVKLDIYRKFTNALAVSVIGSVVWIGYEVYFKATDPFSERWQSAWIITAFWDVLAFVLLIVICYLWAPSQSSQRYAYSGEAVDDEEAQSLTKGSDGDVGMVKIDKDRNAGVSSAFSLEDDEAEEDKRE